A region from the Rufibacter sp. DG15C genome encodes:
- a CDS encoding class I SAM-dependent methyltransferase, with product MEAQPDYIAQNRHAWNLRTGVHKDSAFYDVEAFKKGKTSLNPLELEALGDVKGKKLLHLQCHFGQDTLSWARLGAKATGVDLSDAAIELAQQLNQQLGLDAEFVCCNVYDLPQHLQGEYDIVFTSYGTIGWLPDLDKWAEVINHFLKPGGTFFIAEFHPAVWMFDNNFSYIQYPYFNTGGPIIEESTGTYTDRDAPIQYTEYSWNHALSEVMTALLKQGLQLVEFKELPYSYYNCFANMEQGTDGFWRIKGMDEKLPMMYSLNMVKV from the coding sequence ATGGAAGCCCAACCAGACTACATTGCCCAGAACAGACATGCCTGGAACCTGAGAACGGGTGTCCACAAAGACTCTGCGTTTTATGACGTAGAAGCTTTTAAGAAGGGAAAAACCAGTTTAAACCCGCTGGAGTTAGAGGCTTTAGGCGATGTTAAAGGCAAGAAGCTGCTGCACCTGCAATGTCATTTTGGGCAGGACACGCTCTCTTGGGCAAGATTGGGCGCCAAGGCCACGGGCGTAGATTTGTCAGACGCGGCCATTGAACTGGCGCAGCAGTTAAACCAGCAACTGGGCCTGGACGCTGAGTTTGTCTGCTGTAACGTCTATGACCTGCCACAACACCTGCAAGGCGAGTATGATATAGTGTTCACTTCGTACGGCACCATTGGTTGGTTGCCAGATTTGGATAAATGGGCTGAAGTAATAAACCATTTCCTGAAGCCCGGCGGCACGTTTTTCATAGCAGAGTTTCACCCCGCGGTCTGGATGTTTGACAACAACTTCAGTTATATTCAATACCCGTACTTTAACACCGGCGGCCCAATCATTGAAGAATCAACCGGCACCTACACCGACCGGGACGCGCCTATCCAATACACAGAATACTCCTGGAACCACGCCTTGAGCGAAGTTATGACAGCTTTACTCAAACAAGGTCTGCAGTTGGTGGAATTTAAAGAACTGCCTTATTCTTACTATAACTGTTTTGCCAACATGGAGCAGGGCACAGACGGGTTTTGGCGCATCAAAGGCATGGACGAGAAACTGCCCATGATGTATTCTTTGAACATGGTGAAGGTTTAA